From one Dyella sp. 2HG41-7 genomic stretch:
- a CDS encoding amidase, which translates to MIRPSLLCTALALTVLPSLPLYAQDSDAVAWQSVTDLQKQMDAGKLTSKALVQDDIARIQQIDQSGPTLRSVLELNPDATKIAAKLDAKRASSHGPLYGIPVLLKDNIDTGDHTLTTAGSLALVDAPASQDAPLVARLRKAGAVILGKTNLSEWADFRSAHASSGWTGRGGQTRNPYALDRNPCGSSSGSAVAVAAGLVPVAVGSETDGSIICPASMNGIVGIKPTLGLVSRSGIIPISHNQDTAGPLARNVTDAAMLLSAMAGSDPHDPATADANKHATDYTKFLDPNGLRGKRIGVVRQLAGNEPNADRVMEEAIAAMKAQGAIIVDPVTLPHLAELGDPEMTVMLYDFKHDLNAYLANRKGLHVKTLADLIAFNKQQANQEMSWFGQDLFEQAQAKGPLTEKAYTDALTKAKQLSGPQGIDAALQANHLDALLSPSWGPAYLTDLVLGDHIVSGNPTIGGASQPAAVAGYPSITVPAGWAHGLPVGIVFFGTQWSEPTLISIAYGFEQHTHAWQAPKFLPTVDGNAYAPVPANHP; encoded by the coding sequence ATGATTCGTCCGTCGTTGTTGTGCACCGCGCTCGCGCTCACCGTTCTGCCTTCCCTTCCGCTTTACGCTCAGGACAGCGATGCCGTTGCATGGCAAAGCGTGACCGATCTTCAGAAACAGATGGATGCCGGCAAACTCACGAGCAAAGCCTTGGTGCAGGACGATATCGCGCGCATTCAACAGATCGATCAGTCGGGCCCCACCTTGCGCTCCGTGCTGGAGTTGAATCCGGATGCGACGAAAATCGCCGCGAAACTGGATGCCAAACGCGCGTCCTCGCACGGACCGCTTTACGGCATTCCGGTGCTGTTGAAAGACAACATCGATACCGGCGACCACACGCTGACCACAGCGGGTTCGCTCGCCTTGGTCGACGCGCCCGCATCGCAGGATGCACCGCTGGTTGCGCGCTTACGCAAAGCAGGCGCGGTGATTTTGGGCAAGACGAATTTGAGCGAATGGGCGGATTTCCGCTCCGCGCATGCCAGTAGCGGATGGACCGGACGCGGCGGGCAAACGCGCAATCCGTATGCGCTGGATCGCAATCCGTGCGGCTCCAGCTCCGGTTCCGCGGTCGCCGTCGCGGCCGGCTTGGTGCCGGTGGCCGTGGGCTCGGAAACGGACGGCTCGATCATCTGTCCTGCCTCGATGAACGGTATTGTCGGTATCAAACCAACGCTGGGTTTGGTCAGCCGCAGCGGCATCATTCCGATCAGCCACAACCAAGACACCGCCGGTCCGCTGGCGCGCAATGTCACCGACGCGGCAATGCTGCTTTCCGCCATGGCCGGCAGCGATCCGCACGACCCGGCCACCGCCGATGCGAACAAGCACGCCACCGACTACACCAAGTTCCTCGATCCCAATGGATTGCGCGGCAAACGCATCGGCGTCGTGCGCCAGCTCGCGGGCAACGAACCGAACGCCGACCGCGTGATGGAGGAAGCGATTGCGGCGATGAAGGCGCAGGGTGCGATCATTGTCGATCCGGTCACGCTGCCGCATTTGGCCGAACTCGGCGATCCGGAAATGACCGTGATGCTGTACGACTTCAAGCACGATCTCAATGCGTATCTCGCTAACCGCAAAGGATTGCATGTCAAAACGCTGGCCGATTTGATTGCGTTCAACAAGCAACAAGCCAATCAGGAAATGTCGTGGTTTGGACAAGACTTGTTCGAACAAGCGCAGGCGAAAGGTCCGCTTACCGAGAAGGCGTATACCGATGCGTTGACCAAGGCTAAGCAACTCTCGGGTCCGCAGGGTATTGATGCGGCGTTGCAGGCCAATCATCTGGACGCATTGCTGTCGCCATCGTGGGGGCCGGCTTATCTCACCGATCTGGTGTTGGGCGACCATATCGTCAGCGGCAATCCCACCATTGGCGGCGCGTCGCAGCCGGCTGCCGTGGCGGGTTACCCCTCGATCACCGTTCCCGCAGGATGGGCGCATGGCTTGCCGGTGGGTATCGTGTTCTTCGGCACGCAGTGGAGCGAACCGACGTTGATTTCGATCGCCTACGGCTTCGAACAACACACGCATGCGTGGCAGGCGCCGAAATTTCTGCCGACAGTAGATGGCAACGCGTACGCGCCCGTGCCCGCGAATCACCCTTGA
- the rplQ gene encoding 50S ribosomal protein L17, producing the protein MRHMKSGRKLNRTSSHREAMFKNMASSLIKHELIRTTLPKAKELRRIAEPLITLAKVDGVANRRLAFARLRDKQAVGKLFVELGPRYRERPGGYLRILKCGFRAGDNAPMAYVELVDRPRVEGADAE; encoded by the coding sequence ATGCGTCACATGAAATCTGGGCGTAAGCTCAACCGTACCAGCAGCCATCGCGAAGCGATGTTCAAGAACATGGCGTCGTCGCTGATCAAGCACGAGCTGATCCGCACGACCCTGCCGAAGGCCAAGGAACTGCGCCGTATTGCCGAGCCGCTGATCACGCTCGCCAAGGTCGATGGCGTGGCCAACCGCCGCCTCGCGTTTGCGCGTCTGCGCGACAAGCAGGCCGTGGGCAAGCTTTTCGTCGAACTCGGCCCGCGTTACCGCGAGCGTCCCGGCGGCTACCTGCGCATCCTCAAGTGCGGCTTCCGCGCTGGCGACAATGCGCCGATGGCCTACGTGGAACTGGTCGACCGTCCGCGCGTTGAAGGCGCCGACGCCGAGTAA
- the rpoA gene encoding DNA-directed RNA polymerase subunit alpha yields the protein MAVSSTSVLRPRGLNVEQLGPNRAKVVVEPLERGFGHTLGNALRRVLLSSIPGSAIVEVEIDGVLHEYTTLEGLQEDVIEVLLNLKEVAIRQHTGDEVTLTLAKKGKGVVTAGDIAVDHSVEIINPEHVICHLTKDIALNMRLKVRRGVGYQPASSRQHPDDEARPIGRLQLDASFAPVLRVAYEVDAARVEQRTNLDKLVLDIETNGTIGAEDAVRKAAEILNDQLSVFGDFSRRESATDKAEKGGFDPLLLRPIDDLELTVRSANCLKAESIYYIGDLVQKTEVELLKTPNLGKKSLTEIKDVLGVRGLALGMKLENWPPPGLSHGMQLG from the coding sequence ATGGCAGTTTCGTCAACTAGCGTGTTGCGGCCGCGAGGCCTCAACGTCGAGCAGCTCGGACCGAATCGCGCCAAGGTGGTGGTTGAGCCGCTCGAGCGCGGCTTTGGTCACACCCTGGGCAACGCGCTCCGTCGCGTGCTGCTCTCCTCGATCCCTGGCAGCGCCATCGTCGAGGTAGAAATTGATGGCGTGCTGCACGAGTACACCACTCTGGAAGGTCTGCAGGAGGACGTGATCGAAGTCCTGCTGAACCTCAAGGAAGTGGCGATTCGTCAGCACACGGGTGACGAAGTCACCCTGACCCTGGCCAAGAAAGGTAAGGGTGTGGTCACGGCCGGCGACATCGCCGTCGATCACTCGGTGGAGATCATTAACCCGGAACACGTGATCTGCCACCTCACCAAGGACATCGCGCTGAACATGCGTCTGAAGGTGCGTCGCGGCGTCGGCTACCAGCCGGCCAGCTCGCGTCAGCATCCCGATGACGAAGCTCGCCCGATCGGTCGCCTGCAACTCGACGCGTCGTTCGCGCCGGTGCTGCGCGTGGCTTACGAAGTGGACGCCGCTCGTGTCGAGCAGCGCACCAACCTCGACAAGCTCGTGCTGGACATCGAAACCAACGGCACCATCGGTGCGGAAGATGCGGTTCGCAAAGCCGCTGAAATCCTCAACGATCAGTTGTCGGTGTTCGGTGACTTCTCGCGCCGCGAGAGCGCCACGGACAAGGCGGAAAAGGGCGGTTTCGATCCGCTGTTGCTCCGTCCGATCGACGATCTGGAGCTCACCGTGCGTTCGGCGAACTGCCTGAAGGCCGAGAGCATCTACTACATCGGCGATCTCGTGCAGAAGACCGAAGTGGAGCTGCTGAAGACGCCGAACCTTGGCAAAAAGTCGCTCACGGAAATCAAAGATGTCCTCGGCGTGCGTGGTCTCGCCCTGGGCATGAAGCTGGAAAACTGGCCGCCGCCGGGCTTGTCGCACGGCATGCAGCTGGGCTGA
- the rpsD gene encoding 30S ribosomal protein S4, which yields MARYRGATCKLARREGSDLSLKSPARAIDSKCKLENKPGQHGANKRARLSDYAVQLREKQKVKRIYGVLERQFSNYYTKASTLKGNTGENLLRLLESRLDNVVYRMGFAVTRAQARQLVSHKAILVNGKKVNIPSYQVRPGDEVAVSERARNQLRIQEAGTVFDTMDLRPQWVEVDSKKFAGTFKSVPDRADLPTDINEALIVELYSK from the coding sequence ATGGCACGTTATCGTGGAGCTACCTGCAAACTCGCGCGTCGCGAAGGTTCGGATCTGAGCCTGAAGAGCCCGGCGCGCGCTATCGACTCCAAATGCAAACTGGAGAACAAGCCCGGCCAGCATGGCGCCAACAAGCGCGCGCGTTTGTCCGACTACGCTGTCCAGCTGCGTGAAAAGCAGAAGGTCAAGCGCATCTACGGTGTGCTCGAGCGTCAGTTCAGCAACTACTACACCAAGGCGTCGACCCTCAAGGGCAACACCGGTGAAAACCTGCTGCGTCTGCTCGAAAGCCGTCTGGACAACGTCGTTTACCGCATGGGTTTCGCCGTCACGCGCGCCCAGGCTCGTCAGCTCGTGTCGCACAAGGCCATCCTGGTCAACGGCAAGAAGGTCAACATTCCGTCCTACCAGGTTCGCCCGGGCGACGAAGTTGCCGTGAGCGAACGCGCACGCAACCAGCTGCGCATCCAGGAAGCAGGCACCGTGTTCGACACGATGGATCTGCGTCCGCAGTGGGTGGAAGTGGACAGCAAGAAGTTCGCGGGCACGTTCAAGTCTGTGCCGGATCGCGCCGACCTGCCGACCGACATCAACGAAGCGCTGATTGTCGAGCTTTATTCGAAGTAA
- a CDS encoding 3-deoxy-7-phosphoheptulonate synthase class II, translating to MSQTVRSLQHPNWTPTSWQQRVALQQPHYEDAAELNQAVSELAHLPPLVTSWEVLALKQALAEAQEGKRFLLQGGDCAESFADCASPIISNRLKVLLQMSLVLVHGLKQPVLRVGRFAGQYAKPRSADTETRDGVTLPSFRGDVVNGPEFTAEARRPDPRRLIRAHAHSALTMNFVRALIDGGFADLHHPEYWDLAWVEHSPLAAEYRRMVAGIGDSLRFMETLAGPVASFSRVDFFTSHEALLLHYEQAITRQVPRHQGWFNLSTHFPWIGMRTAALDGAHVEYFRGIRNPIAVKVGPSVKPDQLLPLIDALNPDDEPGRLTLIHRMGHAQIANALPPLLDAVKREGRRVLWVADPMHGNTESTSNGFKTRRFDNIRSELDQAFDIHAAAGTHLGGVHLELTGEDVTECMGGARDLSEADLQRAYKSMVDPRLNYEQSLELAMLIVRKSNRVV from the coding sequence ATGAGTCAAACAGTCCGCTCACTTCAGCATCCGAATTGGACGCCGACATCCTGGCAACAGCGCGTCGCGCTGCAGCAGCCGCACTACGAAGACGCCGCCGAGCTCAATCAAGCGGTCAGCGAGCTGGCGCATTTGCCGCCGCTGGTAACGTCGTGGGAAGTGCTCGCGCTGAAGCAGGCGTTGGCCGAAGCGCAGGAAGGCAAACGCTTTCTGCTACAAGGTGGCGATTGCGCCGAAAGCTTCGCCGATTGCGCTAGTCCGATCATCTCCAACCGTCTCAAAGTGCTGTTGCAGATGAGCCTGGTGTTGGTTCATGGGCTGAAGCAGCCGGTACTGCGCGTCGGGCGATTTGCAGGCCAATACGCAAAGCCGCGTTCTGCCGATACCGAAACGCGCGATGGCGTGACCTTGCCGAGTTTCCGCGGCGACGTCGTCAACGGTCCTGAATTTACGGCCGAAGCGCGCCGCCCCGATCCACGCCGCCTTATCCGCGCGCACGCGCACTCCGCGTTGACGATGAATTTCGTGCGCGCGCTGATCGACGGCGGTTTTGCGGATCTGCATCATCCGGAATATTGGGATCTGGCCTGGGTGGAACATTCGCCGCTCGCCGCCGAATATCGCCGCATGGTGGCTGGCATTGGCGACTCATTGCGTTTTATGGAAACGCTGGCCGGCCCTGTCGCAAGCTTTTCACGCGTGGATTTCTTCACGTCGCATGAGGCGCTGTTGCTGCACTACGAACAGGCCATCACGCGCCAAGTGCCGCGTCATCAAGGCTGGTTCAATCTCTCGACGCACTTCCCGTGGATCGGCATGCGCACTGCCGCACTCGACGGCGCGCATGTGGAATATTTCCGCGGTATTCGCAATCCCATTGCGGTAAAGGTCGGTCCTTCGGTGAAGCCGGATCAATTGCTTCCGTTGATCGATGCGCTGAATCCCGACGACGAACCGGGTCGCCTCACGCTGATCCATCGCATGGGGCATGCGCAGATCGCCAATGCGCTGCCGCCGCTGCTCGATGCCGTGAAGCGCGAAGGTCGTCGCGTGTTGTGGGTGGCCGATCCGATGCACGGAAATACGGAAAGTACATCCAACGGTTTCAAGACGCGCCGTTTCGACAACATTCGCAGCGAACTGGATCAAGCGTTCGACATTCATGCGGCCGCCGGCACGCACTTGGGTGGCGTCCATTTGGAATTGACCGGCGAAGACGTCACCGAATGCATGGGCGGCGCGCGCGATCTAAGCGAAGCCGATTTGCAGCGTGCGTACAAATCGATGGTCGATCCACGTTTGAACTACGAGCAGTCGCTGGAGCTGGCGATGCTGATCGTGCGTAAATCCAATCGGGTCGTTTGA
- a CDS encoding c-type cytochrome codes for MKRLRLLWIPIVLTVIVIACVWWQSHRQHQTSTSPEDAAIATQLKDVSVIARGRYLATAGDCVSCHTAQGGKPYAGGRLLPTPFGNIPAPNITPNPDTGIGRWNFADFWRALHDGVGRDGEPLYPAFSYTSFTKVTRDDALAMFAYLQTVPPVRQPNAVSGLRFPYNVRATLKTWRAIYFKPGVYQPDPSKSASWNRGAYLVTGLGHCNECHAARDAWGGVNSNAVLSGGQIPMQDWYAPDLSSQAHGGLRDWSKQDIVDALKTGQSSKGAAFGPMADVVSSSTQHLDDDDLQAIAEYLQSLPARPEPAPPPASFDSKSLADRGSHIYADRCADCHGKDGEGVPGVYPPLNRNVSVVEPTGINASRMVLLGGFPAVTNGNSRPYSMPPYAQQLSDADVSAVVTYIRQAWSNHAPAVQERDIVTYRHTPID; via the coding sequence ATGAAACGGCTTCGCTTGCTGTGGATTCCCATCGTGTTGACGGTGATCGTGATCGCCTGCGTGTGGTGGCAGTCGCATCGGCAACATCAAACATCGACATCGCCGGAAGATGCAGCGATCGCTACGCAATTGAAGGATGTTTCCGTCATCGCACGCGGACGTTACCTCGCGACGGCGGGGGACTGCGTGTCCTGTCACACTGCACAAGGCGGTAAACCGTATGCCGGTGGACGACTGCTTCCTACTCCCTTCGGCAATATCCCCGCGCCGAATATCACGCCGAATCCGGATACGGGCATCGGTCGCTGGAATTTCGCCGATTTCTGGCGCGCGCTGCACGATGGCGTCGGGCGCGACGGCGAGCCGTTGTATCCCGCGTTTTCGTACACCTCGTTCACCAAGGTGACGCGTGACGATGCGCTCGCGATGTTCGCGTATCTGCAAACGGTGCCGCCGGTTCGTCAACCCAATGCGGTATCGGGACTTCGTTTTCCCTACAACGTGCGCGCAACGTTGAAGACTTGGCGTGCGATCTACTTCAAGCCGGGCGTCTATCAACCCGACCCATCGAAATCGGCCTCGTGGAATCGCGGCGCGTATCTCGTGACGGGCTTGGGGCATTGCAACGAATGTCATGCTGCGCGCGATGCATGGGGCGGCGTGAATTCGAATGCCGTGTTGTCGGGCGGACAAATTCCGATGCAGGACTGGTACGCGCCAGACCTCAGTTCGCAAGCCCACGGCGGTCTGCGGGATTGGAGCAAGCAGGATATTGTCGATGCGTTGAAGACCGGTCAGTCGTCGAAGGGCGCCGCGTTCGGGCCGATGGCCGACGTGGTCTCCAGTAGCACGCAGCATTTGGACGACGACGATCTGCAGGCGATTGCCGAGTATTTGCAATCGCTGCCGGCGCGACCGGAACCCGCGCCGCCTCCTGCTTCGTTCGACAGCAAATCGCTGGCGGATCGGGGCAGTCATATCTACGCGGATCGCTGCGCGGATTGCCACGGCAAAGACGGCGAAGGTGTTCCAGGTGTGTATCCGCCGCTCAATCGCAATGTTTCGGTGGTCGAGCCGACCGGCATTAATGCTTCACGCATGGTATTGCTGGGAGGATTTCCTGCGGTGACGAACGGAAATTCGCGGCCCTATTCGATGCCGCCATATGCACAGCAGTTGAGCGATGCGGATGTCTCCGCCGTGGTCACGTACATTCGTCAGGCATGGTCCAATCATGCGCCTGCTGTACAAGAGCGCGATATCGTGACGTACCGACACACGCCGATCGATTGA
- the bla gene encoding subclass B3 metallo-beta-lactamase: protein MKRWVILCAAAITFPAVHAYTNVASKRADPSDMRATWTQPQKPFRIYGDTYYVGSRGLGAILIASPEGLVLIDSTLQENVPMIESNIRALGFRVQDIKLILNTHAHSDHAGGIAALAHDSGATVAVSAPSAKALALGGDDPDDPQHGLSGNYPKVTHVRIVADGEIVTMGSLALQMHAMPGHTPGSTGWTWRSCEEKQCLSIVYADSISLLSAPGYRYNDPAHPERLNDFRRTIATLKALPCDILLTPHPLDGFSEKVAHMAPGKPNPLIDTHACKAYATLGQRNLEERIAMEEHAQATH from the coding sequence ATGAAACGATGGGTGATCTTGTGTGCGGCTGCGATTACGTTTCCGGCCGTGCACGCTTATACGAATGTAGCGTCAAAGCGCGCCGATCCGTCGGATATGCGCGCCACATGGACACAACCGCAAAAACCGTTTCGCATTTACGGCGACACGTATTACGTCGGGTCGCGCGGCCTTGGCGCCATCCTGATCGCGTCGCCGGAAGGACTCGTATTGATCGACAGCACGCTGCAAGAAAACGTGCCGATGATCGAATCCAATATTCGCGCGCTTGGCTTTCGCGTGCAGGACATCAAGCTGATCCTCAACACACATGCGCATTCCGATCATGCCGGCGGCATCGCGGCGTTGGCGCACGACAGCGGCGCGACGGTCGCGGTGAGCGCACCATCGGCAAAGGCGCTGGCGCTTGGCGGCGATGATCCGGACGATCCGCAACACGGCCTTAGCGGGAATTACCCCAAGGTGACGCACGTTCGCATCGTTGCAGATGGTGAAATCGTAACGATGGGTTCGTTGGCGCTGCAGATGCATGCGATGCCGGGGCATACGCCAGGCAGCACGGGTTGGACATGGCGTTCGTGCGAAGAAAAACAGTGCCTGTCGATCGTTTATGCAGACAGCATTTCGTTATTGAGCGCACCGGGATACCGATACAACGATCCAGCACATCCAGAACGTCTCAATGATTTTCGACGCACCATTGCGACGTTGAAAGCGTTGCCCTGCGACATTCTGCTTACGCCGCATCCGCTCGATGGGTTTAGCGAAAAAGTAGCGCATATGGCGCCCGGCAAGCCCAATCCATTGATCGATACGCACGCCTGCAAGGCTTATGCAACGCTAGGACAGCGTAATTTGGAAGAACGCATCGCCATGGAAGAACACGCGCAGGCCACGCACTGA
- the rpsK gene encoding 30S ribosomal protein S11 — protein sequence MAKPVKTKKKVKRVVTDAVAHVQASFNNTIVTITDRQGNALSWATAGGAGFRGSRKSTPFAAQVAAEKAGRAAGDYGVKTVEVRIKGPGPGRESAVRSLNALGYKVLNIIDVTPIPHNGCRPPKKRRV from the coding sequence ATGGCAAAGCCAGTTAAGACCAAGAAGAAAGTCAAGCGTGTTGTCACCGATGCGGTGGCCCACGTGCAGGCATCCTTCAACAACACCATCGTTACCATCACCGACCGCCAGGGCAATGCTCTGTCGTGGGCGACTGCCGGCGGCGCGGGTTTCCGCGGTTCGCGCAAGTCGACCCCGTTCGCTGCTCAGGTTGCAGCCGAAAAGGCTGGCCGCGCTGCGGGCGACTACGGCGTGAAGACGGTGGAAGTGCGTATCAAGGGCCCAGGCCCGGGCCGCGAGTCGGCAGTGCGTTCGTTGAACGCGCTCGGCTACAAGGTTCTCAACATCATCGATGTCACGCCGATTCCGCATAACGGCTGCCGTCCCCCCAAGAAGCGTCGCGTCTAA
- the rpsM gene encoding 30S ribosomal protein S13, translating into MARIAGVNLPVQKHVWVGLQSIYGIGRSRAKKVCESAGVNPNVQIKSLSEGEVEKIRHEIAKYVVEGDLRREVGIAIKRLMDLGCYRGLRHRRGLPVRGQRTRTNARTRKGPRRAIKK; encoded by the coding sequence ATGGCGCGCATTGCGGGTGTCAATTTGCCGGTCCAGAAGCACGTCTGGGTTGGCCTGCAGAGCATCTATGGCATCGGCCGCAGCCGGGCCAAGAAGGTCTGTGAATCGGCGGGTGTAAACCCGAACGTGCAGATCAAATCGCTCAGCGAAGGCGAGGTGGAGAAGATCCGCCACGAAATCGCCAAATACGTGGTGGAAGGCGATCTGCGCCGTGAAGTCGGCATCGCCATCAAGCGCCTGATGGACCTGGGTTGCTACCGCGGTCTGCGCCACCGCCGTGGCCTGCCGGTGCGCGGCCAGCGCACGCGTACCAACGCACGCACCCGTAAGGGTCCGCGTCGTGCGATCAAGAAGTGA
- a CDS encoding c-type cytochrome codes for MLPLAWLFCISIAWADPPSVPDTLQQRIAACTTCHGVHGEGSPDGGFFPRLAGKPAGYLVLQMQNFQHGLRKYAPMEYTTRLLTPAYMQEIAAYFAAQQVPYERKSVPSLAPDLMRRGEQLVTSGDPSLKVPPCQACHGKQLTGTEPSVPGLVGLPYDYISSQLGSWRTGTRASAAPDCMSEIANRLEPADITAVSAWLASQEVPQDTHPQPAGSITPPLRCGVLQTQGGGA; via the coding sequence ATGCTTCCCCTCGCATGGTTGTTCTGCATATCGATCGCGTGGGCCGATCCGCCATCCGTACCGGACACGCTGCAGCAGCGCATCGCCGCCTGCACAACCTGTCATGGCGTGCATGGTGAAGGCTCGCCAGACGGCGGCTTCTTTCCGCGTCTGGCCGGCAAGCCCGCCGGCTATCTGGTTTTGCAGATGCAAAATTTTCAGCACGGCCTGCGCAAGTACGCACCGATGGAATACACCACGCGGTTGCTCACGCCGGCTTATATGCAGGAGATTGCCGCGTATTTCGCGGCGCAGCAGGTGCCGTATGAACGTAAATCCGTGCCGTCGCTTGCACCGGATCTCATGCGTCGCGGCGAACAGTTGGTGACGTCCGGCGATCCGTCGCTCAAAGTGCCGCCCTGTCAGGCCTGTCACGGCAAGCAGCTCACCGGTACGGAACCATCCGTTCCGGGCTTGGTAGGGCTTCCTTACGATTACATCAGCTCTCAACTCGGGTCGTGGCGCACGGGAACGCGCGCGTCCGCCGCGCCGGATTGCATGTCCGAGATCGCCAATCGTCTGGAGCCGGCAGATATCACGGCGGTGTCGGCATGGCTGGCGAGTCAGGAGGTGCCGCAAGACACGCACCCGCAGCCCGCGGGTTCGATCACACCGCCGCTGCGTTGCGGTGTCTTGCAGACGCAAGGAGGCGGCGCATGA
- a CDS encoding disulfide bond formation protein B has protein sequence MNPLRWSYRVSFFAGFLICAALLGFAFYAQYVLNMSPCPLCWFQRAGFVVMAIAFLLGAIHGPRAGGRWIYTGLALVGGVFGMAMAVRHLWVQSLPVDQLPDCGASMDYMLSTFPIVKVFKIAYTGSRDCHDVQPVLGLPIPVWTLIWFTLLSIWAIRATLRRAAPRLRL, from the coding sequence ATGAACCCACTTCGCTGGTCGTACCGCGTCAGTTTCTTCGCCGGCTTCCTGATTTGCGCCGCGCTGCTCGGCTTTGCGTTTTACGCGCAATATGTCCTGAATATGAGCCCGTGTCCGTTGTGCTGGTTTCAGCGGGCCGGCTTCGTGGTGATGGCCATTGCCTTTTTGCTCGGCGCCATCCATGGGCCGAGAGCTGGAGGTCGTTGGATATACACCGGTCTAGCGCTGGTGGGTGGCGTATTTGGCATGGCGATGGCCGTGCGACATTTGTGGGTTCAGTCGTTGCCGGTAGACCAGTTGCCGGATTGCGGCGCAAGCATGGATTACATGCTCAGCACGTTCCCCATCGTCAAAGTGTTCAAAATCGCGTACACCGGCTCGCGCGATTGCCATGATGTGCAACCCGTTCTTGGCTTGCCCATCCCGGTCTGGACCTTGATTTGGTTTACCCTTTTGTCGATATGGGCGATTCGCGCGACCTTGCGCCGCGCTGCGCCGAGGTTGCGTTTATGA
- the secY gene encoding preprotein translocase subunit SecY, with the protein MAAAKGTSVGSLGKLTELRQRIFFVIGALIVYRLGSFIPVPGVNPDAMSALIGQSGGILDMFNMFSGGSLGRLSVFALGVVPYISASIVVQMMGSVIPSLQALRKEGQAGQRQLTMYTRIGTVGLSAFQAFGIAVALMKQTGPAGPVVYMPGFGFVLSSVVGLTAGSMFLMWLGEQMTERGIGNGISLLIFAGIVAGLPNAVAHTLSMSSNGELSTIKLVMVVTLVLAVTAFVVFMERAQRRITVNYARRSGGQRSYMNQTSHLPLKINMSGVIPPIFANSILMFPAMAATWGNASHQSRWLQNVVQALSPGEPLYDIIYAVLVITFAFFYTAIVFNSQDTADNLKRSGALIPGIRPGRSTAEYIDAVMTRLTGVGAIYLVLVCLVPTFMQNAWHVPFYFGGTSLLIVVVVVMDFTAQVQAHLVSHQYEGLLKKANLRRG; encoded by the coding sequence GTGGCCGCAGCCAAAGGCACATCGGTCGGATCGCTCGGTAAGTTGACCGAGCTTCGTCAACGCATCTTCTTCGTGATCGGTGCGTTGATCGTGTACAGACTCGGCTCGTTCATTCCGGTGCCGGGTGTGAATCCGGACGCGATGAGCGCTTTGATCGGTCAGAGTGGCGGCATCTTGGACATGTTCAACATGTTCTCGGGTGGTTCGCTGGGACGTTTGTCGGTGTTTGCGCTGGGCGTGGTGCCGTACATCTCCGCATCGATCGTGGTGCAGATGATGGGTTCGGTGATCCCCAGTCTGCAGGCGCTGCGCAAGGAAGGTCAGGCAGGTCAGCGTCAGCTGACGATGTATACGCGAATCGGCACGGTGGGCTTGTCGGCCTTCCAGGCCTTCGGTATCGCGGTCGCGCTGATGAAGCAGACCGGCCCGGCGGGCCCTGTGGTCTACATGCCTGGCTTCGGATTTGTGTTGTCGTCGGTCGTCGGTTTGACCGCTGGCTCGATGTTCCTGATGTGGCTGGGCGAGCAGATGACCGAGCGCGGTATCGGCAACGGTATTTCGCTGCTGATTTTCGCGGGTATCGTGGCTGGTTTGCCGAATGCAGTGGCGCACACGTTGTCGATGTCGAGCAACGGCGAGCTGAGCACGATCAAGCTCGTGATGGTGGTGACCTTGGTGTTGGCGGTCACGGCGTTCGTGGTGTTCATGGAGCGCGCTCAACGGCGCATTACCGTGAATTACGCGCGGCGATCCGGCGGGCAGCGTTCGTACATGAACCAGACCTCGCATTTGCCGCTCAAGATCAACATGTCCGGCGTGATTCCGCCCATCTTCGCGAACAGTATTTTGATGTTCCCGGCGATGGCCGCCACGTGGGGCAATGCCAGCCACCAGTCGCGCTGGTTGCAGAACGTGGTGCAGGCGCTTAGCCCCGGCGAGCCGCTGTACGACATCATTTACGCAGTTTTGGTGATTACGTTCGCCTTCTTCTACACGGCGATCGTTTTCAACTCGCAGGACACGGCCGACAACCTCAAGCGTTCTGGCGCGCTGATTCCGGGTATCCGCCCGGGTCGCTCGACCGCTGAGTACATCGATGCCGTAATGACCCGTCTGACCGGTGTGGGCGCTATCTACCTCGTGCTGGTCTGTCTGGTGCCAACGTTCATGCAGAACGCCTGGCATGTTCCGTTCTACTTCGGCGGCACGTCGCTGCTGATCGTGGTGGTGGTGGTGATGGACTTTACGGCTCAGGTGCAAGCGCATCTGGTCAGCCACCAGTACGAAGGGTTGCTCAAAAAAGCCAACCTGCGCCGCGGCTGA